AGCCGGGCCGCTCCGGTAAGAGAAAGCTCATCATAGCCGTCCAGGCTGTGGACAATGGTATAGTTTACCCCTACATCCTGGTATAGATAATTGTAAAGCCGGCATAACTCCGGGCTGAAGACACCCACCAGCTGGTTGGCCGGTCGGGTGGGATTGACCAGTGGCCCCAGCATGTTAAAAAAGGTTTTTACTCCAAGGTCTTTTCTCACCGGCGCTACATTTTTCATTGCCGGATGGAAAACAGGGGCATGCAAAAAGCATATATTGGCCTGATCCAACTCCCGCCTGAGTTTATCGGCATCACCCGAAAAGCGGTATCCGAAATATTCAAGTACATTGGAGGAACCACATGAAGAGGATACGCTGTAATTCCCATGCTTTGACACTTTCAGTCCGGCACCTGCCGCCACGAATGATGCCAGGGTAGATATGTTGAAGGTATTCTTCCCATCCCCACCCGTACCACACAAATCAATGGTGTTGAACTCACTCAGATCAGGAGAGATACACAGTTGCAACATCGCCTCCCGGAATCCGTTCAATTCATCAACCGTGATGTTCCTCATCCGGTATACGGTCAGGAAAGAAGCCATCTGGGAGTGATTGTACATGCCTCCTGCCAGCTCTACCAGAATGGTATAGGCCTCTTCCATGGTTAAATGTCTGTGCGCATATAATGTTTCCAGGGTTGTTTTCATTGTTACCGTTTTAAAATTCAACAAAAAAGGTATCCCTTACGAAGGGGGTCGATCTCAAAGTCCTCGTCGTCTTTACCCGGGATATGAATAGCGGACTGCTGGCATCCCAGCCAGTTGGAGATCATGCGGGCACCATGCGGGGTCATCACCGACTCCGGATGGAACTGAACGCCTTTTACTCTATATCGTTTGTGCCGCAATGCCATGGGAATGCCCGCTTCATCAACTGCTGTGACCTCCAGCTCTTCCGGGAGGAGCGCGGGGTCAAGAGCCCATGAATGATATCTTCCCGCTGCCCATTCCCCGGGCAAACCCCCAAAAAGCTCATCTTCAAGAACAACCCGGACGGTTGAGGATATACCATGATAAACCCTTTCCAGGTTGTAAAGCTTCCCATGGAAAACTTCAGCAATGCCCTGCATGCCCAAACACACACCCAGGATGCTTTTAGAGGGAGCCAGCTCCCGGATCAGCTCTTTCATCCTGCCTGCCTCATCGGGAATACCCGGTCCGGGAGAAAGAATAATCCTGTCGTATTCACGGGCTTTAGAGATAGAAAGTTCATCATTGCGGGCTATATCTACCTTATATGGCGATACGCTTTCAACCAGATGTACCAGGTTGTAAGTAAATGAATCGTAGTTGTCCAAAACAAGAATCTTCATAGTATACAGGTTTACATGTTAATGATCTGGGCTTGCTCAATGGCATCTCTCAATGCCTGCAGTTTGTTATCCACTTCTGCCAGTTCGTTTTCTTCGACGGATTGATTGGTGATACCGGCTCCCGCCTGATAATGGAGTACATTGCCCCTGCTCAAAAAGGAACGGATGGTGATGGCATGGTTGATGCTGCCATCAATGCCTATATGGCCAATACAGCCCCCGTAAAAGTTGCGTTTTTCCGGCTCGTACCGGTCGATCAGCTCCATGGCCCGGATCTTGGGTGCGCCGCTTAATGTTCCGGCCGGAAAGGTATCGGCCAGTACCTGTACTCCGTCCCTGGCATCATCCATCTTACCGCTTACGGTCGAGACAATATGCAACACATGGGAATAAAACTGTATTTCCCTGTTCTTAATCACCTGCACCTGCGAGGTGGACTTGCTCAGGTCATTGCGGGCCAGGTCCACCAGCATGACATGCTCAGAGTTTTCCTTCTCGTCCTCAATCAATTGTGCGGCCAGCTTTTTGTCTTCCTGATCATTGCCGGTACGGCGAAAGGTGCCGGCAATGGGATTGATTGTTGCCTGCCTCCCTTGCGTTTTAATCTGCATCTCAGGGGATGAACCCATGATCCGGTAATCACCGAAATCAAAATAAAACAGATAGGGGGAAGGATTGATCGATCGAAGCGCCCGGTAAACATTGAACTCATCGCCTTTGAAACCACGGGTAAACCGGCGGGATAAAACAAGCTGAAACACATCACCCCGCTGACAATGCTCCTTGGCCTTGGCAACAAGCCCTTTGTAATCTTCATCCTCCATGTTGGCCTTCTCATAACCCGGGGTATGAAAAGGGTAATTCACGATCGGCCGGTTCTTGATCTGAAAAACGACCTCCTCCAGATGGCTCTCCTGACCCGGCAAAAGATTTTCCGTAATCGTTAGCTGATCATTGAAATGATTGATAGAAATGACATACCGGTATAAATGATAGCGTACGGAAGGAATCATTTCTCCCGGTTCCTGCCTGCTCTCCGGCAATTTCTCAAAGAAGCGCACCGACTCGAAATTCATATACCCGAAAAAACCGTTAGTCTGTCCATCATTTTCTATAAATTCAAATGAATCCATGAATCTCCTTAGCGACTGGGGGATCGCTTCAGAGCTGTCTAATGACCGGGCTTGTCCCTGCTCCCCATCATACCGGGTAAGGATTTGCTCTTCATCAGCCATGAAATCGGCAATAGGCTCCAAACCAATATAGGAGAAGCAGTTCTCCAGGTGATGAAAGTCGGAACTCTCCAACAGAACGGACCCTGAATACAGGTCCCTAAGCTTCAGATAGATGCTTACCGGTGTGGTGCTGTCGGCCAGCAAGGTTTGATGTTTGGTAATGACTTTTCTCTTCATTTTCGAGGGATTTTAAAATTAAAAAACCCACCCGGGAGTTGCCGGATGGGTTTTCAATCAATAACAGGCAGCCTTCCTCACGGGTATTACGTAAGCAATTCAGGCCACCACCAGTTTTGTAATATGTTGTTCGCTCTTTTCATTCTATATGGAGTTATATCAAAAAAAGGCCCACCGGGAGTCGGTGAGCCTTTTTTATATCTTATCAGGCATAGCACGCTTCTCTCACGGTTATCGCGGG
The nucleotide sequence above comes from Bacteroidales bacterium. Encoded proteins:
- the trpD gene encoding anthranilate phosphoribosyltransferase, yielding MKTTLETLYAHRHLTMEEAYTILVELAGGMYNHSQMASFLTVYRMRNITVDELNGFREAMLQLCISPDLSEFNTIDLCGTGGDGKNTFNISTLASFVAAGAGLKVSKHGNYSVSSSCGSSNVLEYFGYRFSGDADKLRRELDQANICFLHAPVFHPAMKNVAPVRKDLGVKTFFNMLGPLVNPTRPANQLVGVFSPELCRLYNYLYQDVGVNYTIVHSLDGYDELSLTGAARLESPGGSRILYPEQLGLNRYAPQEIEGGKDIPASAALFKDILEGRGTQAQNDVVVANTALAIQVVHPGKSMEESLEMARDSLTNGKALETFKQLMEMQS
- a CDS encoding aminodeoxychorismate/anthranilate synthase component II, which gives rise to MKILVLDNYDSFTYNLVHLVESVSPYKVDIARNDELSISKAREYDRIILSPGPGIPDEAGRMKELIRELAPSKSILGVCLGMQGIAEVFHGKLYNLERVYHGISSTVRVVLEDELFGGLPGEWAAGRYHSWALDPALLPEELEVTAVDEAGIPMALRHKRYRVKGVQFHPESVMTPHGARMISNWLGCQQSAIHIPGKDDEDFEIDPLRKGYLFC
- a CDS encoding chorismate-binding protein, whose product is MKRKVITKHQTLLADSTTPVSIYLKLRDLYSGSVLLESSDFHHLENCFSYIGLEPIADFMADEEQILTRYDGEQGQARSLDSSEAIPQSLRRFMDSFEFIENDGQTNGFFGYMNFESVRFFEKLPESRQEPGEMIPSVRYHLYRYVISINHFNDQLTITENLLPGQESHLEEVVFQIKNRPIVNYPFHTPGYEKANMEDEDYKGLVAKAKEHCQRGDVFQLVLSRRFTRGFKGDEFNVYRALRSINPSPYLFYFDFGDYRIMGSSPEMQIKTQGRQATINPIAGTFRRTGNDQEDKKLAAQLIEDEKENSEHVMLVDLARNDLSKSTSQVQVIKNREIQFYSHVLHIVSTVSGKMDDARDGVQVLADTFPAGTLSGAPKIRAMELIDRYEPEKRNFYGGCIGHIGIDGSINHAITIRSFLSRGNVLHYQAGAGITNQSVEENELAEVDNKLQALRDAIEQAQIINM